Within the Deltaproteobacteria bacterium genome, the region CGCGGGCCTCGGGCTGGCGGTCATCGGTGGGCTCATGTTCCCGCTCCTGCATGCCGATGATCTCGCGGGTGCCATGCATCGCCTCGGGCTCTCCCTCCTGGGCGTGCTCTACGTCGGCTTCTTCACGCCGCACTTCGTGCTGCTGCGGGAGGCGGACCACGACCAGGGCTGGCGCTGGGTGCTGTTCACGGTCTTCGCGGCCATGGGCTCGGACTCGGGCGGTTATCTGACCGGCCGCGCCTTCGGCCGCCACCCGCTCGCCCCCTCGATCAGCCCGAGCAAGACGGTCGAGGGCGCACTCGGCGCGCTGGCCGGCGCGATGCTGATCGCCTCGCTCTGCCGCCTGCTCTTCTTCGGCGATCGGGGAAGAAGCGAGGCGGTCGTGCTGGGCATGGCGATCAGCGTGCTGGCGCAGTTCGGCGACCTGTGCGAGTCGGCCCTGAAGCGCGCCTTCGGCGCCAAGGACTCCGGCTGGATTATCCCGGGACACGGTGG harbors:
- a CDS encoding phosphatidate cytidylyltransferase, with product MLRTRLATAAIALPGLWLIVEYLPTHVFAGFIMAVAAIALFEYFAMALPGDAVERAAGLLWGLVIAGGVASRRPEVWGAGLGLAVIGGLMFPLLHADDLAGAMHRLGLSLLGVLYVGFFTPHFVLLREADHDQGWRWVLFTVFAAMGSDSGGYLTGRAFGRHPLAPSISPSKTVEGALGALAGAMLIASLCRLLFFGDRGRSEAVVLGMAISVLAQFGDLCESALKRAFGAKDSGWIIPGHGGILDRLDSLLFPVVFAYYYAVLPPA